In Aliiroseovarius pelagivivens, a single window of DNA contains:
- a CDS encoding M10 family metallopeptidase, whose product MTMAMHSTSFQFPQQVFAAQPKAAAKPYGEISDFVKQLTVDFANFFGEPANASFDLRPGRVLTYNVSNLSKAGKWFAKKALSAWSAATGITFTKAKANKADIKFVQADKSGAYAVTKFNSSGDIVKAKVNIPQSWYKGEAFELGSYGYQTFLHEIGHALGLGHAGNYNGTGGFAGDARFSNDSWQMTVMSYFSQTENPNITGSFAYILTPMPADLAAIHKLYGVPTGAKQVNTGDTIWGFDSNASGPVKLFAETKPVGAITIFDQGGVDTLDFSKTKKDQVIDLDPGAFSNVLGKTKNVQIELNTWIENAKTGGGEDELYGNSLDNVLSGGSQADLLVGRGGNDTLNGQSGNDILQGGAGNDILRGGNRDDILTGGDDADVFVFNAGNDTITDFDSVEGDTIEIDASLVAVTDATQLLTNNAAIVNGNTVITFSNGDTLTVEGVVTALDLVDDISFI is encoded by the coding sequence ATGACGATGGCTATGCATAGTACCAGCTTCCAATTCCCCCAGCAGGTATTTGCCGCACAACCCAAAGCCGCTGCGAAACCATACGGAGAGATCAGCGACTTTGTTAAACAGCTGACTGTGGATTTTGCGAACTTTTTCGGAGAGCCGGCAAACGCATCCTTTGATCTGCGCCCGGGGCGCGTCCTCACGTACAACGTTTCGAATCTTTCCAAGGCCGGAAAGTGGTTTGCGAAAAAAGCCTTGTCTGCATGGTCCGCAGCCACCGGAATTACTTTTACCAAGGCCAAAGCAAACAAAGCAGACATCAAGTTTGTCCAAGCGGATAAATCTGGGGCCTATGCGGTAACGAAGTTCAACTCGAGTGGCGACATTGTTAAGGCGAAGGTGAATATTCCCCAAAGCTGGTACAAGGGCGAGGCGTTCGAGCTTGGTAGCTATGGTTATCAGACATTTCTGCATGAAATTGGCCACGCTCTTGGGCTGGGGCATGCTGGTAACTATAACGGTACGGGTGGTTTTGCTGGGGACGCGCGGTTCTCGAATGACAGCTGGCAAATGACAGTGATGTCCTATTTCTCGCAAACTGAGAACCCGAACATTACCGGGTCTTTTGCTTATATCCTGACGCCGATGCCCGCCGATCTGGCCGCCATCCACAAGCTGTACGGTGTGCCCACTGGCGCGAAGCAGGTAAATACTGGGGACACCATCTGGGGCTTTGATTCAAACGCCAGCGGACCGGTAAAACTGTTTGCCGAAACCAAACCAGTGGGAGCCATAACCATCTTTGATCAAGGTGGCGTCGATACGCTGGACTTTTCCAAGACGAAAAAGGATCAGGTTATCGATCTCGATCCCGGGGCGTTTTCGAACGTGCTTGGCAAGACTAAGAACGTCCAGATTGAACTGAATACTTGGATCGAGAACGCCAAGACTGGCGGAGGCGAAGATGAGCTCTATGGCAACAGCCTAGACAACGTGCTGTCTGGTGGAAGCCAAGCGGATCTTCTGGTCGGCCGCGGAGGAAATGACACTCTGAATGGACAAAGCGGCAATGACATTCTGCAGGGTGGCGCGGGTAATGACATCCTGCGGGGTGGCAATCGCGATGACATCTTGACTGGCGGCGATGACGCCGATGTTTTTGTGTTCAATGCCGGGAATGACACGATCACCGACTTCGACAGCGTTGAAGGTGATACGATCGAAATCGACGCAAGCCTTGTGGCTGTCACCGATGCGACGCAACTTTTGACGAACAATGCCGCGATCGTAAACGGAAACACGGTCATCACCTTTAGCAACGGTGACACTCTGACCGTTGAGGGTGTTGTCACTGCTTTGGACCTCGTCGACGATATCTCGTTTATCTGA
- the glf gene encoding UDP-galactopyranose mutase: MNILLVGAGLSGAVIGRELAEDGHQVTIVESRDHIAGNCHTERDGETGIMVHVYGPHIFHTDDEQVWDYVNRHTNFLPFKNRVKTTSKGTVFSLPINLHTINQFFGRSMRPDEALEFITSEQADTSIEDPKTFEEQALRFVGKDLYEAFFKGYTIKQWGMQPSELPASILKRLPVRFNYDDNYFFHKFQGMPEEGYTKMVEKILDHPSITVHLNTRFTRDEAGQYDHVFYSGPLDGYFDFELGRLGYRTLDFERFTYDGDYQGCAVMNYGEEGVPFTRITEHKYFSPWEEHEGSVCYREFSRACGPDDIPYYPIRQVDEKALLADYVELAETTKDVTFVGRLGTYRYLDMDVTIREALDTADMFRKSVADGTDMPTFAVAP; encoded by the coding sequence ATGAACATCTTACTTGTCGGAGCAGGTCTGAGCGGCGCTGTCATTGGGCGCGAGCTGGCCGAAGACGGGCATCAGGTCACCATCGTAGAAAGCCGCGATCACATCGCAGGCAACTGCCACACCGAACGAGACGGCGAAACCGGGATCATGGTCCATGTCTATGGGCCGCATATCTTCCACACCGATGACGAACAGGTTTGGGATTATGTGAACCGTCACACCAATTTCCTACCGTTCAAGAACCGGGTGAAAACGACGTCGAAAGGCACTGTGTTTTCGCTGCCGATCAACTTGCATACAATCAACCAGTTCTTTGGCCGTTCCATGCGTCCCGACGAGGCGTTGGAGTTCATCACCAGCGAACAGGCCGACACCTCGATCGAGGATCCAAAGACGTTTGAAGAGCAAGCCCTGCGCTTTGTAGGCAAGGACCTGTATGAGGCGTTCTTCAAGGGTTACACGATCAAGCAGTGGGGTATGCAGCCGTCCGAGCTGCCCGCAAGCATCCTGAAGCGCCTGCCGGTGCGCTTCAACTACGATGACAACTATTTCTTCCACAAGTTTCAGGGCATGCCGGAAGAAGGCTATACCAAGATGGTCGAGAAGATCCTGGATCATCCCTCGATCACCGTCCACCTGAATACCCGTTTTACCCGCGATGAGGCGGGCCAGTATGACCACGTGTTCTATTCCGGTCCGCTGGATGGGTACTTTGATTTCGAGCTGGGTCGTCTGGGCTATCGCACGCTCGATTTTGAACGCTTCACCTATGATGGCGACTATCAGGGCTGTGCCGTGATGAACTATGGGGAAGAGGGTGTTCCCTTCACCCGCATCACCGAACACAAGTATTTCAGCCCGTGGGAAGAGCACGAAGGCTCGGTCTGCTATCGCGAATTCTCGCGCGCCTGTGGACCGGATGACATTCCGTATTACCCCATCCGTCAGGTCGATGAGAAAGCCCTGCTGGCAGATTATGTCGAGCTGGCCGAGACCACCAAGGACGTGACCTTTGTGGGCCGCCTGGGCACCTATCGCTATCTCGACATGGACGTCACCATCCGCGAAGCACTGGACACCGCTGACATGTTCCGCAAGTCCGTAGCCGACGGGACCGACATGCCAACTTTTGCCGTGGCACCGTAA